Proteins encoded in a region of the Anopheles aquasalis chromosome 2, idAnoAquaMG_Q_19, whole genome shotgun sequence genome:
- the LOC126570086 gene encoding insulin-like growth factor-binding protein complex acid labile subunit, with amino-acid sequence MAHRKGVLVGVAILALCVVGASTSMSMCQCSLTHSCVIGNVNGVQLSTNAMQCTLNQTDINDLLIVRYNDTELKAGAFSQFVNLTMLEIFHGSMETIESGAFAKIPDMLKIVIQHNKLVTLKDYTFDGLDELRLLSLAFNNLTSISANAFAGLKNLSYLVLTGNSLNQLPAALFQPTPKLSSIIVSHNELTYLPPGLFDPVGYVSRLDLSYNKLPSFQFPKLNVTLLMLQNNSLTDLALNDHVVYLKAEHNRISRLTGTGANLTTLILSDNAITDVAPLLSMKKLSKLALNGNPLKPTTVFNGFEGLLQLMISKTNIQITEQTFANLSHLELLDLSYNGLTELDFHMFSSLIELEILIVAFNQIETINFIELRENLPNLHVLEICGNGWNSTYLNTVLTHMRRYHLSADMQGLSSFFLFSPMFVELCSTAPNHPPSSDEDDSLYSEDIIDKDFQEFYPTTPEPSTTEKLLRTMLSTSKAARPETTTPKSMLRKQAIALLETDADMGPTGDGAPVPPNPQPTSASSPLMMTFQVFVYLFAVFGVVSLAVLSYYMRQRRFDVRRISPMDIPDSVRLV; translated from the exons ATGGCTCATCGTAAAGG TGTACTAGTGGGAGTGGCCATTTTGGCTCTTTGTGTGGTTGGTGCCTCCACGTCAATGAGCATGTGCCAATGCAGCCTTACGCATAGTTGCGTCATTGGAAATGTTAACGGTGTCCAGCTGAGCACCAACGCGATGCAATGCACGCTCAATCAGACCGACATTAACGATCTGCTGATCGTGCGCTACAACGACACCGAGCTGAAGGCGGGCGCATTCAGCCAGTTCGTTAACCTGACGATGTTGGAGATTTTCCACGGTTCGATGGAGACGATAGAGTCGGGCGCGTTTGCGAAAATACCGGACATGTTGAAGATCGTCATCCAGCATAACAAACTGGTTACACTGAAAGACTACACGTTCGACGGATTGGACGAGCTACGGCTGCTTTCGTTGGCATTCAACAATCTGACCAGCATCAGCGCGAATGCGTTCGCAGGACTCAAGAATCTCAGCTACCTGGTACTGACGGGCAATTCCCTAAACCAGCTGCCCGCGGCTCTGTTCCAGCCAACACCGAAACTATCGTCGATCATTGTGAGCCACAACGAGCTAACCTATCTGCCGCCAGGACTGTTCGATCCAGTGGGCTACGTGTCGCGACTAGACTTGTCGTACAATAAGCTGCCATCATTCCAGTTCCCGAAGCTGAACGTaacgctgctgatgctgcagaacAACTCGTTGACCGATCTTGCCCTCAACGATCACGTGGTTTACTTGAAGGCGGAACATAATCGAATCTCGCGCCTCACCGGAACCGGCGCTAACCTGACCACGCTCATCCTCAGTGACAACGCCATCACGGACGTGGCACCTCTGTTGAGTATGAAGAAGCTGTCGAAGCTGGCGCTCAATGGCAATCCACTCAAGCCGACCACTGTGTTCAACGGGTTCGAAGGGCTCCTCCAGCTGATGATCAGCAAAACTAACATCCAGATAACCGAGCAAACGTTTGCCAATCTGTCCCATTTGGAGCTACTCGATCTGTCCTACAATGGTCTGACCGAGCTAGATTTCCACATGTTTTCCTCGCTCATCGAACTGGAGATACTGATCGTGGCTTTCAACCAAATCGAAACGATTAATTTCATCGAGCTGCGCGAGAACTTGCCCAATCTGCATGTGCTGGAAATTTGTGGCAACGGTTGGAACTCAACCTACCTCAATACCGTCTTGACTCACATGCGCCGGTACCATCTTTCGGCGGACATGCAGGGTCTGTCCTCGTTCTTCCTGTTCTCGCCCATGTTCGTTGAGTTGTGCTCTACGGCACCGAACCACCCACCGTCCTCGGACGAGGATGATAGTCTCTACTCGGAGGATATTATCGATAAGGATTTCCAAGAATTCTACCCCACCACCCCGGAACCGAGTACCACCGAGAAGTTGCTGCGCACGATGCTCTCAACCAGTAAAGCAGCCAGGCCAGAAACTACTACCCCGAAGTCGATGTTGCGCAAGCAAGCGATCGCTCTGCTGGAAACCGACGCGGACATGGGACCgaccggtgatggtgcaccggtgccaccgaacCCACAACCAACATCCGCCTCATCGCCGCTCATGATGACCTTCCAGGTGTTTGTTTATCTGTTTGCCGTGTTTGGTGTCGTTAGTTTGGCCGTGCTCAGTTACTACATGCGCCAGCGTCGCTTCGATGTGCGCCGCATCTCACCGATGGACATCCCGGACTCCGTTCGGTTGGTGTAA
- the LOC126570090 gene encoding carboxypeptidase N subunit 2-like: MVRYWLMVFAAGLVVSLVLTEDNDFVDVCFGPEDERPPHCEFIDFDDVFQSSSADIKFNWSHITKLAISNKRIIGIPSSMFTSLPNLESFVVLNSLFYREIDPNSFLDCNKLNHVEITGTNITLLEAHLFPRTPSLRHLLLHHNRLSEIKHDAFEFLGELEELNLSYNNLTRLPSGVFHKLRKLRTLDLNHNQLIVLTVDSWFPPEGTATITYLDASYNAIVDMAWSDIAVRKVNLKYNNLTSIHLSGNCSEFHASHNAITHFAIGQHCNLEKLYLAHNRIQGFDWLQRCAGTLRSLDISHNLQQKTTDFLNLKQITALNIECTNITLDYKTLHDLRSLRFLDISYNNLKRIDMENLSSQRLLERLMVSGNPIANISIASIKRNFPSLRTLGIYDLPWNSTSLSIAIDDLKKHDIQPYIRSDYLFDDSKCPLKVVPTLGNEVDHELQDSDLSSMKQVPAADKTAEYVVIALLVCMVLGLLGKLFIDSRYFPVLFKERIQRRSSISHESLVSCDLTS, from the exons ATGGTGCGATACTG GTTGATGGTGTTCGCAGCCGGACTTGTGGTGTCGCTGGTACTAACGGAGGATAATGATTTTGTTGATGTGTGCTTCGGACCCGAGGACGAAAGACCTCCCCACTGTGAGTTTATCGACTTCGATGACGTGTTTCAATCGTCCAGCGCCGACATCAAGTTCAACTGGAGCCACATCACGAAGCTGGCGATCAGCAACAAGCGCATCATCGGCATACCGTCGTCCATGTTCACCTCGCTGCCGAATCTGGAGAGTTTTGTCGTGCTGAACAGCTTGTTCTACCGTGAGATCGATCCAAATAGCTTCCTCGACTGCAACAAGCTCAACCACGTGGAGATAACGGGCACAAACATCACTCTACTGGAGGCCCACTTGTTTCCCCGAACGCCAAGCCTGcgacatctgctgctgcaccacaacCGCCTGTCCGAGATCAAGCACGATGCGTTCGAGTTTCTGGGCGAACTGGAGGAGCTCAATCTGTCCTACAACAACCTGACGCGGCTGCCGAGTGGAGTGTTCCACAAGCTACGCAAGTTGCGAACGCTCGATCTCAACCATAACCAGCTGATAGTGCTGACAGTGGACAGTTGGTTTCCGCCGGAGGGTACTGCGACAATTACCTACCTCGACGCATCCTACAACGCGATCGTCGATATGGCGTGGTCGGATATCGCTGTGCGTAAGGTTAACCTGAAGTACAACAATCTGACCAGCATCCATTTGAGCGGAAACTGCAGCGAGTTTCACGCGTCACACAATGCCATCACTCATTTCGCCATCGGCCAGCACTGCAACCTGGAGAAGCTCTATCTGGCCCACAACCGTATTCAAGGCTTCGACTGGCTTCAACGGTGCGCCGGGACACTCCGTTCGCTGGACATTTCTCATAACCTGCAACAGAAAACGACGGACTTTTTGAATCTGAAGCAAATCACTGCCCTCAACATCGAGTGCACTAACATTACGCTGGATTACAAAACGCTGCACGATTTGCGAAGCTTGCGCTTCCTGGACATATCGTACAACAATCTGAAGCGGATCGATATGGAGAACCTTTCATCGCAGCGGCTGCTGGAGCGGCTAATGGTCAGTGGCAATCCGATCGCTAACAtctcgatcgcatcgatcaaGCGCAACTTTCCCAGCCTTAGGACCCTCGGCATCTACGATCTGCCATGGAACTCGACCTCCCTCTCGATAGCGATCGATGATCTGAAGAAGCACGACATCCAACCGTACATACGCAGCGACTATCTGTTCGACGATTCCAAGTGCCCACTGAAGGTAGTGCCCACGCTGGGGAACGAGGTGGACCACGAGTTGCAAGACTCGGACCTTTCGTCGATGAAACAGGTGCCTGCCGCAGATAAGACCGCCGAGTATGTCGTCATTGCGTTGCTGGTGTGCATGGTCCTGGGTTTGCTGGGGAAGCTGTTTATCGACAGCCGGTATTTCCCGGTGCTGTTCAAGGAGCGCATCCAACGACGTTCGTCCATCTCGCACGAGAGTCTGGTATCGTGTGATCTGACTTCCTGA